The Erythrobacter sp. HL-111 DNA segment GGCTTCGACAAGCTGCGCGACGGCCACTCGGCGCGCAGCGTGGTGGTGTTCGATTGAGGACGGGAACGATGACTGACGCACCCCAGATCGATTTCGACAAGGAAATGGTGGGAACGGTCGAAGTGCCCGAGGCCGACAGGCTCGATCTCGACGCCTTGACCGCCTGGTTCGAGGCCAATGTCGAAGGCTTCGAAGGGCCGATCTCCTACACCAAGTTCAAGGGCGGCCAGTCCAACCCGACCTACCGGATCGACACGCCCGGCGCCTCCTACGTCCTCAGGCGCCAGCCCTTCGGCAAGCTGCTTCCCTCGGCCCACGCCGTCGACCGCGAATACACCGCGATGACCGGGCTTTATCCGACCGGCTTTCCCGTACCGCGAACCTATGGTTTGTGCGAGGACCCGGAGGTGATCGGCGCCAAGTTCTTCGTCATGAGCCTCGCCGACGGGCGCTCGCTCTGGAACGGCGCGCTGCCGGGCTGTTCGAAGGACGAACGCCGGGCGATCTACCACGCGCTGATCGACACGATGGCGGACCTGCACCTCAACGATCCGCAGGCGATCGGCCTCGGCGACTACGGCAAGCCGACCGATTACTGCGCCCGCCAGATCGCCCGCTGGACCAAGCAGTACAAGCTGTCCGAAACCGAACACATGCCCGAGATGGAGCGGCTGATCGAATGGCTGCCCCAGACGATCCCGCCGCAGCACAATTCCAGCGT contains these protein-coding regions:
- a CDS encoding phosphotransferase family protein, with the translated sequence MTDAPQIDFDKEMVGTVEVPEADRLDLDALTAWFEANVEGFEGPISYTKFKGGQSNPTYRIDTPGASYVLRRQPFGKLLPSAHAVDREYTAMTGLYPTGFPVPRTYGLCEDPEVIGAKFFVMSLADGRSLWNGALPGCSKDERRAIYHALIDTMADLHLNDPQAIGLGDYGKPTDYCARQIARWTKQYKLSETEHMPEMERLIEWLPQTIPPQHNSSVVHGDYRLDNVIFHKTEPRIIAVLDWELSTLGDPIADFSYLMLNWHNPADGRAGLLGLDLDELGIPSQEEAVERYVARTGYPVPPMDWYFAYNLFRLAGIMQGIKKRVIDGTASSAHAKAMSDRVRPLVERAHEFARAAGMPE